The genomic window AAGgagggagtactgcagaaagggatctaggggttatagtggaccacaagccaaatatgagtcaacagtgtaacagtgttgcaaaaaaagcaaacatcgtactgggctgtattagtaggagtgttgtaagcaagatatgagaattaattcttccactctacactGCACTGATTAAGCCttaactagagtattgtgtccagttctgagtgccacatttcaagaaagatatggacaaactgtagagagtccatagaagagcaacaaggatgattaGAGGGTCTGGAAAGCATGACATATGATGGGAGAATagaagaactgggtttgtttagtctgaaaaagaggagactgagagaggatgtgataacagttttcaaatacctaaaaggttgttacaagaaggagggagaaatatTTATGTCCTTAAACTCTGAtgatagggcaagaagcaatgggcttaaattgcagccagggatgtttaggttggacattaggaaaagcttcctaactgtcagagtggttaagtactggaataaattgcccaggaaggtggtggaatctccatcattagagatttttaagagcagttagacaaacacctgtcagggatggtctagatggtgctggttctgccatgagtgcaggggactctcaaggtcccttccagttctatgattctatgagtctataaattaGTAGAATTAAGGGAACATTGTGAAGAGTGGGGACGAAGCAAATAGGTGTCCCCACAACTAACTTGGTCCCTAGAGGGATGTATTTTGAACCATTCAGGTGGACAATGTACCATGCAATATTTAGCTTCTAATGGCACAAGAGTGTTTGATTTAGGCAATGGGTGTATTTTCTCAATAACCACTGAAAAACATGTATTTTGGGGAAGTATGACAGAAAAAGGCCCAATTGAgtcatgtaaatgtaatgtaacagAGGtcattattaaaaaagaaaatactttgggACCCAAAAGATGTGGACTGGTGCTTTGGTTTGCGGATACTTtgggaataaaaggaaaaaatgattGATGAAAGCGAAAAAATCAGGCAATATGCAAAAGATGTATCTAAGTTTGATGAGCTGGGAAAAAGAAATATTCTGGTCCACAACAGTCAAATATTAAaactggaggggaaaggagaagaatTAGCTATTTCTTTCTGAAAACATTcattcagtgtgcagcggcagtcaaaaaaatgaagcaatgttgggaataattaggaaagggatagataataggacagaaaatatcttattgcctctatataaatccatggcacacccacatctggaatactgtgtgcagatgtgtttgccacatttcaaaaaaagatatattgaaataggaaaaggttcagaaaagggcaacaaaaataattcggggtatagaacggcttctgtatgaggacagattaataagactgggattttcatcttggaaaagagacggttaaggggagatatgattaagatctataaaatcatgactagtataaagaaagtagataaggaagtttTGTTTActacttcacataacacaagaactaggggtcaccaaatgaaattagtaggtagcagattcaaaacaaaaaaaggaagcattttttttacCCAACACaaagtcaaactgtggaactccttgccaaaggatgttgtgaaggccaagaatataacagggttcaaaaaagaactagataatttcatgaagtatacgtccatcaatggctattagccagaatgggtagaGATAGTGTGCCTAGgctctgtttgcctgaagctgaGAATGagggacaggagatggatcacttgatgatttcctgttctgttcattccctgtgtggcacctggcactggccactgggcTCAGACAGGACACTGtactacatggacctttggtctgatccagtatggccattcatatATTCTCATGttcttgtgtgtatatatagagaaTATGATTCATATATCCATGTAATATATTATAGGACATTGAGGACTGGTATGAATGACACGAGCTTGATATAAATATGTGTGTTGTGACTTGGCAGCTAAAGCAAGAACTTAAGATCAGGAACTATTAAAACTATTTGTGCAAAACAATCTTATTATATTCTGAGAAAATACAGAGAATCAGCACCAGCTGGGCTGATATAAAATTGTGTAAGATTCAGAGGAAATGGCACCCTTTGGACCATGGTGGCCCGCCCAGGATTGTCTCTTTCGAATTGTGTGGATAGGAGTCCTAGTATACAGAAGCAAAGAACAGGTGATGTGACAGAATGGACTATAAATGGTTGCCTATGATTTCTGCAAAAGGGAGTTGCTTACTAATCTACAGCCTCGTGTGGATATAGATGAGGTTTTAGCTGGCTCCCTGCATCTTTTCATTGGAAGGAATCTTGACTGGCCATCGGGACCATTTAGACCTGTGGACTCTGGTAGAGTATGTCTGTGGTGTAAATGTGGAGTGAACACAGtttgttttgtaatcaataaagagCATTTAGAGTATTACCTACCAACATTGTATCTGGTATTTGACTGCTCCCTATCCCATAGGGAGATCTCTATTGAGGGTCTAACATTAGCAGTGttagcaaaaaatcctgtggcaccttatagactaacagacgttttggagcatgagctttcgtgggtgaatacccacttcctcagatgcattagtAGTGTTAAAAAGTTTCATAATTCCTTtctctgaataatgaaaatgtttcacTCATGAGAACAGCCTCCAATAGTGCATGTAGTGTCTCATATTAAcattgtctctccatccaggcatttGTACTGCAACCATCATCCTAGAGCCTGgcacatacaggaagtcaggGGAACACATAGTACACGCAGGAGACACCtttctgcctaggagctggacaccttctcccctactccatgtcagattccaacaccactgacttcaccaacccctccaccttcatcctgatgggcattcctggcctggaggtggcccatgtctggatctccatccccttctgcaccctgtacaccatagccatcttggggaacttcactgTCCTCTTCATTGTGAAGACAGAGCTGAGCCTTCATGGGCCCAtgaactatttcctctgcatgctggccgtCACCGACCTGGTCCTGTGCACATGCACCACTCCAAAAACACTGAGCATcgtctggttcaattccagggaggtAGATTGCAGTGCCTGCCTCATCCAGATGTTCTTCATTCATTGCTTTTTTGCGATGGAGTCTGGGATCTTCatggccatggcttttgatcaCTTTGTGGCCATCTGTGACCCCTTGAGATCTTCCATCAGCCTGAGAAACCCCATGGTGGCCAATATTGGCCTGGCCGTGGTGCTGCGTGGCTGCATGCTTGTACTGCCCTGTCCCTTGCTAGCAAGGCAGttgccatattgcagaaccaacatcataCCCCACTCGTGCTGCGAGCACATAGCCGTGGTGAAGCTGCCCTGGGCTGACATCCACATCAATATTTACTATGGTCTCTTTATGGCAATCTTGGTGATCAGTCTAGATGTGTTTTTTATAGCTGTGTCCTATATCCAGATCCTCAGAGCTGTCTTCAGACTCCCCACAAAAGATGCCCGGCTCAAGACTTTTGGGACCTGTGgctcccacctctgtgccatTTTAGCCTTTTACATCCCAGGTCTGTTCTCCCTCCTCACATACCGATTTGGCCACAATGTGGCCCTGAATTTCCATGTTCTCTTTACGAATGTGTGCCTCCTGGTGCCtcccatgctaaaccccatcatttttGGTGTGAGAACCAAAGAAATCCGGGACAGGCTGCTCTGGCTCTTTACTCATAAAGGGACCTAAAGTTTTCTCCTCATGCTCCGTGCAGAGCTGGCTTTTGACATGGTGCTCCTTGAGTCCCTGACTGGACAatcaaagagacattaatcccCTTCTTGACCTTACTGTGTAGTGTCAGTGTGACAAACTGGGCAACCGGTCTATGTAGAAGTCATTGAGTTGACATCTTTCTCATTGCTTGTACTGGACCCCCAATGTCCCATTCCTTGCCCCCACTTCTTCCAACAAGGCACCGCCCCTACTCTGCCTCTTTACTCCAAGGCCTCACCCTGTCACTCACTGCATCATCACTGTGTCCCTCCTCCTCTTACCCCCCAGCTGCAAGGGAGCCATTTAAAGTTTTGGTAAGGATGACAATTTTAAACATGATTCAAGGGATTACTTAGGCACtccaaaactgtattttttttagcAGATAACTTACCAATAAGCTGACTGGAGAACTGTATCCAATTCCtatgtaaaagaaagaaaaataaataaatattaaactcACTCAGCTCTGGTACTAAAATGTTCTGGCATCTTGGGGCAAGGAGAGACAATCGGGGGCCTATGTAGAGGGGTTTTTCACAAAGGGATCTTATGCCATCTGTGGCTGGATTCGAGCATTGGTGCCCCAGCAAAAGTGGACTGATGAGCAGTGGGGAAGACTAGAGTCCCTGCTACAGATGATCCAGGAGATCCAGGAGGGACAATGGGAGATGTATTGGGCCCTTCAGGAACAATTGGGGCAGCTGCCTGATGAACAGCTGACCCCTGAAAGACTATTGAGCAAGGAATCCAGGAGAGACCACAGAGAGTGGTGTGAAAAGCCTCACAACAGGGCTAGGAGGCTAGTCGTGTAGTACAGGGTTTGTTATGCCTGAAGGAGGTGTGGACATTTAAGGAGGGATTGCCCCTCCTAGAATGGGGGCAAGGAGCCTCACCCAGAGCAGGAGAAGGAACATGGCCCTGGGAAggcctgctgggtgaggaaacccaggGGACAACGGACATGTTGGGCCTGTGAGCAATGCGGACACCTGAAGTCGGAGTGCCTAGGCCCAAGGTGGAGGGTTCAGTTGAACCCCAGCGAGAAGAGGGGACCCAAGACAGACTATGGACttcattgcagacaactttttatttcagaaagttgaaaaagctactggggggaagctgttctagacttgattttaacaaatagagaggaacttgttgagaatttgaaagtagaaggaagcttgagtggaagtgatcatgaaatcatagaatttgcaattctaagcaagggtagaagggagtatagcagaatagagacaatggatttcaggaaggcggattttggtaagctcagaaagctgataggtaaggtcccatgggaattaagactgaggggaaaaacaactgaggaaagttggcagtttttcaaagggacactattaagggcccaaaagcaagttattccaatggttagcaaagatagaaaatgtggcaaaagaccaacttggcttaaccacgagatcttgcgtaacctacaaaataaaaaggcatcatataaaaaatggaaactaggtcagattacaaaggatgaatgtaggcaaataacacaggaatgcagaggcaagattagaaaagcaaaggcacaaaatgaactcaaactagctatgggaataaagggaaacaaaaagactttttatcaatacattagaagcaagaagaagaccaaggacagggtaggcccactgctcaatgaggagggggaaacaataACGGGAGacctggaaatggcagagatgcttaatgacttccttgtttcagtcttcactgagaagtctgaaggaatgtctaatatagtgaatgcttacgggaagagggtaggtttagaagagaaaataaggaaagagcaagtaaaaaatcacttagaaaagttagatgcctgcaagtcaccagggcctgatgaaatgcatcctagaatactcaaggagttaatagaggaggtatctgagcctctagctattatctttgggaaatcatgggagacgagggagattctagaagactggaagggggcaaatatagtgcccatctataaaaagggaaataaaaacaacccaggaaactacagaccagttagtttaacttctgtgccagggaagataatggagcaggtaattaaagaaatcatctgcaaacacttggaaggtggtaaggtgatagggaatagccagcatggatttgtaaagaacaaatcgtgtcaaactaatctgatagcgttctttgataggataacgagccttgtgtataagggagaagcggtggatgtgatatacctagactttagtaaggcatttgatacagtctcgcatgatattcttatagataaactaggaaagtacaatttagatggggctactataaggtgggtgcataactggctggataaccatactcagagagtagttgttaatggctcccaatcctgctggaaaggtataacaagtggggttccgcaggggtctgtt from Gopherus evgoodei ecotype Sinaloan lineage unplaced genomic scaffold, rGopEvg1_v1.p scaffold_36_arrow_ctg1, whole genome shotgun sequence includes these protein-coding regions:
- the LOC115641931 gene encoding olfactory receptor 52H1-like, yielding MGIPGLEVAHVWISIPFCTLYTIAILGNFTVLFIVKTELSLHGPMNYFLCMLAVTDLVLCTCTTPKTLSIVWFNSREVDCSACLIQMFFIHCFFAMESGIFMAMAFDHFVAICDPLRSSISLRNPMVANIGLAVVLRGCMLVLPCPLLARQLPYCRTNIIPHSCCEHIAVVKLPWADIHINIYYGLFMAILVISLDVFFIAVSYIQILRAVFRLPTKDARLKTFGTCGSHLCAILAFYIPGLFSLLTYRFGHNVALNFHVLFTNVCLLVPPMLNPIIFGVRTKEIRDRLLWLFTHKGT